GATCCCGAAGTTATGAAGACCGCCACTCTTTTTATTCAAGGAACAAACCCTTGGGAATTGATCAACGTTTATCCCGAGATCCAACCCTTTCTCAACAAGAACAAGGCTCCGTTTTTCAACGTAGTCAAAGGTTTTACGAGCACGGGTTTGATCTTGGACGAGGTCCAGACCGCATTCGGTTTGGAAGACGATCGATTGGGCGTGATCGCAGGAGCTTGTTATCCGGATCAGATCATGGAAAGAAAGATTTCCGGATTTGAGATCGCTGCGTCTAACGCGTCTTTGATTCCAAGAGTTCAAAAACTTTTTACAACGGGTTATATCTTTCCAAGACCCGCGAAAATTCCAACAGATATCAAAGGGGTTCAGTTAGGTGGAGCTCTCAAAACCATCTACGCGCTTGCGATGGGAATCGTAGAAGGATACTTTACGCAGACTCTTGGTGGAAACGTAGACAATTCCCTCTTTCATCTTTCCAATCGTTTCTTTACGGAGATGACTGAAATCGGAACGAAGATGGGCGGACAACCGGAAACGTTTCAGGGGCTCTCCGGATTGACTGACTTTATGCTCTCTTGTTTTGGAACCGACGCGAAGGACAGAAAGACCGGATACGATATCGCCTACGGATCTCCCTCCGAAAGAATGTCTAACGGCTTCTATGGACTCAAAGTAATGCCGAATCTGATGAAGATCACACCGGAAACTCCCGTTCTCGCGGCTGCATACGAAATCGTGATCAACAAAAAGAACATGAGCGAGATCATCGAAATGATGGAAGGCAGACTCGCTAGAGTTTAAGAATCAAACCCTAAGCTCCGTGTGAGACGAAGCTTAGGGTTTTTTTCCTCTGTCAGAAGGATAAAATCGATTGCGAAGAAGAATTTTCACGTTCGTTTCGATCTTGATTCTTTTTTCTTTTCATTGCACGCAGATCTCAAACTCTTTTTCAAAGAACGATCCTCAAACTCCCGAGCCGGAATTAAATACATTAAAATACCCGAATATAGACATTCTTACAAAATCCCTAAAGCTGATCACAAAAAATCGGGGAAAAGGAAGCCAGGTCTTTTATATTTCCGGAATATTCGATTCTTATTTTTATCTTTATTGGAAAAATCGAAAAGCCGTCTACATACTTCGATCTATTGAAAACGATTTAGAAACAAATTATGTCGATTCGATTCGTTTTCCGACGGGGAGTTCTCGCATTCAGATCGATACGAACGTTGTGGAGACCTTGGACGAAGTCGGAGGAAGCACCTTCTTAATTCACAGAGACTCTCTCAATTCCATTCTTGAAAAATGTCTTAACGGAATTTTAATTCGGATCTAAACTAGAATTCCACGAAACTATCCCAGCTCCTCTTAGCCCGCCTTTCCAATCTTCATTCATTCAAAAATTCACATATTCAGAAAAGAATATACATTTTGAATAAAATAGTAATCAAGCACAGAATCAACGGATTCCATTCTTAACTCCTCTCATTTCAACCGAATCCTTTTATAGTTAGAATCGCAAAAGCGACTAACACAAAATCAACGATTGCGCGATTAATAACTAAGATTTCTGATTTATAACAAGCGGTGACTTGCCCTTCTTTTTGAGATAGATTATCTCAGAAAAAGAGTCCAAGGCAAGTTTCCGTTTTGCAAATCTATGAGAAACCAAAAGAATCCAAAATTACGCGTTAAAGGAAAAATCTTTCTTTCTCAACTATTTCATTTTGTTTGTTTTTGGATTCTCCTGATTCTTTCCTCCTATTGCCAATACGAACCAAAGAATAATTACGACCTTCTTCTACTTACCGGCCAGGGGCCGGGGCCTGCGGATTCTACCACAGGCGGAATCGATTTTTCCAGTGCTCCTTCCTCCGTTTCCGTCGCGGGTTGGCAAAACGAAGCCTATATAAAGGCGAATAACGTAGGATTTGGCGGAGCCCTCTTTGGAAATAGTATCGCCATTTACGGAGATACTATGGTGGTCGGAGCTCATCGAGAGAGCAGTAGCCAGATCGGTATTACAAATAGTTCAACTCCGAGCGCCGCGAGTATGAACACCGCCGCTATGGATTCGGGAGCTGCCTATGTTTATCGAAAAATTTCAGGTAACTGGGTTTTAGAATCCTATCTAAAAGCTTCCAACACAAGTAATAACAGTCGATTCGGTTGGAGCGTTGCGATTTCAGGAAATACAATCGTAGTCGGAGCCACCGGCGGTTCGGGATCAGCTTATGTATTCGTATTCGATAGTATCACTTCCACTTGGGCTCAAGAAGCTCTTTTAAAAGCGCCTAACTTTGAATCCGGAGACCAATTCGGTTCCGGAGTTGCGATCGACGGAGATGTTATCGTAGTCGGAGCTCAATGGGAAGATAGCAATCAAAACTCTATCACAAACGGAACTACTGCAAGTTCGAACAATTCTAAAACAGATTCCGGAGCCGCTTACGTATTTCGAAGAAGCGGTGTTAGTTGGTCGCCGGAAGCATATCTCAAATCTCCGAATCCGGATAATAACGATTATTTCGGCTCCACCGTCGCGATATCGGGCAGCACGATCGTCGTGGGCGCACCTCAGGAAAGCAGTTTATCTGGAACGGTCAACGGGGCTACTGCAAGCGCAGATAATACAAAGTCCAACTCGGGGGCAGCTTATGTATTCCGAAAGTCGGGAGCTCTATGGATTCAAGAAGCCTTTCTCAAGGCATCCAACTTGGATTCTAACGATCAATTTGGAAAAAAATTATCAATCTCCGGCGACACGATAGCGATCGGCGCTCCTTTTGAAGATAGCAACCAAAACGATGTATCAAACGATTCTACCGCGAGTTCCGATAATTCTGTCGGCAGCGCCGGCGCAGTTTATGTGTTCGAAAGAAGCGGTGTCACTTGGGTTCAGAGCGCATTCTTAAAAACTAAAAACGTTCAAAGCGGAGATCAATTCGGTTCGAGCGTCGCCATCGACGGCGATCTTATCGTCGCGGGAGCGATAAACGAATCTTCCAATCAATCAACGATCACGAACGGAAGTTTAGGTCATTGGAATGAAAAAATGCCTCAATCCGGAGCCGCGTATGTATTCCGCAAATCTACGGGTTGGAATGCAGAATCGTATCTAAAAGCTCCGAATCCGGGAAGCTCGGATCTGTTCGGTTGGAGCGTGGCGCTTAACGCGAATAAGATCGTAGTCGGAGCCGCGCAGGAATGTAGCAGTCAAAGCACGATCACAAACGGAAGCGCGGCGAGCGCTGACGATTCCGCGTTTAGAGCCGGAGCCGCGTATGTATTCCAGAGATAATTTTCAGAAGATGACAATCGCTAAGATCGGTATTTTATACGATCAGGGCAAATTCGTTTTTAAGAATTTCACGAGCAGAAAGATTATTTCCGTTTTTCTAATATTCCTTTCTAATACTTCCTTCATCAATTGCCTCAACGGCGGAGAAGAACAACAACTTTTACTCAACTTTTTCGTCACGACGGATCCACCGATTTCCAATCTCAAATATTCCATATCAACCTATCAGTATGCGAAGTATGTATCGATCCCGACCTTACGACCTTCCATTCAAGGGACTCCGACAAATTATTCGGTATCTCCGGCTCTGCCGCAAGGTCTCGCAATCGATCCGAAAACGGGTTTTATATCGGGAACTCCAGTCGAAGTCATTAGTTCCACAGAATTTACAATCACCGCGAGTAATTTCGGAAATTCTGCAACTACCACTTTGATCTTATCGCCTACGTCTTCTCAATGGGGAAACGCCGCCTACGTAAAAGCGTCCAACGTGGACATCGCAGATTATTTCGGGAATACGGTAGCGATCGATGGCGATACAATGGTAGTCGGGGCTTATCTGGAAAGCAGCAATCAAACATCGATCACAAACGGTGCAAGCGGGAGTTCCGATAATAGCGCCGACGGCTCAGGAGCGGTTTACGTCTACAAACGAACAAACGGAGTCTGGGTACAAGAAGCTTATTTAAAGGGGTCTAACGCAGAAACTGGAGATTGGTTCGGATACAGCCTTGCAATATCAGGAGACACGATCGTGGTAGGCGCTTATCTCGAGAGTAGCAATCAAATTACGATCACAAATGGGGGCACAGCGAGTCCGGACAACTCGGCGGGGGCCGCCGGTGCAGTTTATGTTTACCGCAGAACCGGAACCACTTGGACTGAAGAAGCTTATCTAAAGGCGCCTAACGCGGAAGCCGGAGATTTATTCGGATACAGTGTGGCCATTAACGGCGACACGATCGTAGTCGGCGCGATCATGGAAGCGAGCAATCAAGTCACGATTACGAATGGAAATTCCGCCAGCGCGGACAATTCTGCCGGAAGCGCCGGAGCCGTATACGTCTATAAACGAACCGGAACTACTTGGACACAAGAAGCTTATTTAAAGGCGTCTAACGCGGAGGCGGGAGATTTATTCGGAAGTAGCGTGACAGTTTACGGAGAAACGATTGCGGTTGGCGCAACCGGAGAAGCGAGCAATCAAATTACGATCACCAATGGGGCCGGGTCTAGTGCAAATAATACCGCGTGGTCTGCGGGAGCGGTTTACGTCTACAAACGCACCGGAACCAACTGGGCACAAGAAGCCTATTTAAAACCGGATACAGCTCCCGCCGGATATCAACTCGGTTATAGCCTAACAATGGACGGAGACACGATCGCCGCAGGAGCCACCGGCGCTTCGGAAGGCGCCGTGTACGTCTACACAAGAACCGGAACGACTTGGACACAAGAACAAGCGATTACTCCCTCTAACCCCGTATCAGTAAGTCTATTCGGTTATTCAATTTCTCTTTCGGGAAATAGTATCGCCGTAGGAACGTATTGGGAATACGGAAACGAAGATAAAATTATAAACGGAACGACTGCGAGTACGGATAATTCCTTGCCGGAATCCGGAGCGACTTACATATACAAGCGGACCGGAACTACTTGGACACAAGAATCGTATATCAAAGCCGCAAATGTACAATCCGGAGATTGGTTTGGAAACAGCGTGGCGATTTCAGGCGACACAGTGATCGCGGGGGCGCCGCAGGAAGACTGCGGGCAAAACACAATCACGCAAGGAATATTAGGAAATTGGAATGAAGAAAAACCCAACTCGGGCGCGGTTTACATATTCAATCGATAAGAAGATAAGCACATCGAAAACGTAGATATGCTCATCCCAAGACTTCCTCAAAGAAGAATACCTTGAAAAAGAATTTAATTACAAACGTGAGGAACGGCGATATTATACTTAAAGCTTAGATAACATTCCGTCTTGATACGATCCGTTGTGCTCAGTCCTTGATTGTAAATCAGAGTTTCCCCGATTCTTCCTTCAAAGCCAGCGCCTCCGAAATAAACTCCAAGATAGGTCGTGGTATTTCCGGTCGCGGGAAAAACGTCGGAAGTTGTTTTTTCCAGCGCACCGTTACGATACATCGTCGTAGAGCTTCCTGAGAATTGCATAGTTAGAATATGAGTAACATCCGTCGCATACGCATTGCTCTGAAAGGTCACCCCGGCTCCAAATACGCTGAACTGATTGCTCTGGAATTTTAGAACTAAAGAATTCGGACCGGAAAGATGTAGGATCCCTTCGCTGGAAACGGAACCGGGAACTTGATCTAAAACGTAGATGATTGTGTAGGAACTCCCCGCAATGGAAAGTGCGGGTCCGGTGAAAAATCTCGTTTCTGGGTTACTCGTTTTAACAAAAGGTCTGTTATTTTTATAATTCGGAAGCCAGTAGGGTTCTTGATTGACATAAGTATTGTTGAATGGAGTTCCCCCAACCCGATCCACCCATGTTGTGATCTTATTGGATGTATCTTTTGTAATACCGGAATCTGCGCTCAGCCAAATAAGAAGACTCGCTACATCTGAAGGAAGATAATACGTAGTAGCTTGCGTAATTTTAGAATAAGACTTCGTCCCGTCTGTCTGGATTACTTCCAAAAGATAGTAGTGTGTTTCCCCGCCTCCTAGGCCGGAATGTGTAAAACTACTTCCGGTGATTCCTGAAGCGCTTCCGGTAATCTCCGGAGATCCGACCGTGACAGAAGAAGTTGTGGAGGAATAGATTTTATAAGTAGGACCGGTTGCCGTTGAAGACCAGCTGAGATTGACGGAATGAATATCCGCACTCGCTTGAAAGGTAGAAGAAGCGCTTCCCGACGCTGCCGAAATCGCATTCGGAACTGCAATTTGGAGAAAAAGCCCTGCCGGATTACTCGAATCGAAGCTGAACTTCTTGGCTTCCATACAAGAAATTTGGAAGGATAAAAGAAGAATTATCGAAGATAAAACGGAAAGTTTAAATCGAGTTGGCTGAATGCTCGGAGCGTCCTTTTTGAATTCGAAAAACAAATTTATTTCCCCTAAAAACTCGAAAGTTTGGCTTTCTATCATGAGTAAAAGCTCATCTACAAAAACCAACAACCGATTTTTAAACATGTTGAACGTTTTTTATAGTCTAGGACGTTTTTTCTTCGTGAAAAAGAACTGAATTAAAATCAGGGGTTCGTAGGAAAAATTTCCAATACAAGTTTTCTTGATTCTGTTTGGAGAACGATTTAAAGTTCAATTCCAAGAAGTTTTTTTATGACTTTGGGTTTGGTAGTAAGGCAATAGGAAATTAGAACCTTGTGCAATCGGGCACTCATCGTGAATTTTCTAAAAAACTAGGATCTGCAACAATTGAGCCCTTTCAAAGTAAAATCAAACCTTCGAAGTGGGCATAAAAAAACCCGAGAAACCCGGGTTTTTAATCCTAAAAAGAGATCGGCAATCCAATCCGTTGGAATCGAATTACTTTTTCTTTTTGGTTTCTTTTTCTTTTTTAGGAGCCGCTTCTTTCTTAGTAGGAGCAGGAGTTGCGCCCGATTTTCTCGCAGCTCTTTTCTCTTCTCTTACTGTAGCCTGAGTTTCGCGTTTTTCTTCTCTTTCTTTCAAGAGAGAAGCTCTGTCTTTTCTGGAAGTAAGTTCTAAAATCCCTACTTCGGAATTGTCAGAAGCTCTGTTTACAAGTTTCAGAACACGAGTATATCCGCCGTTCGTAGTTTCAAAACGTTTCGCGATATCTTCGAAAAGTTTTACAACGACTTCACGGTCTTTGATTCTTTTCATAACTTCGCGCTTGTTGTGAAGTTGAATCTCTGGTTTTAGATCTACTGCAAGATTCTTCTTAGCTCTTGTAATCAATTTCTCAGCATGAGAACGAATCACTTTCAATTTTGCTTGAGTAGATTCGATTCTTTCATACTTAAAAAGACTTGTGATCATGTTATTGATCAGTGCGTCTCTGTGACCTTTATTACGGTTTAAATGTTTTACTTTATTTCTTTTGTTCATTTTAGAAATCCCTCATTCCGAAAGAGAGACCGAGAGTGGAAAGTTTTGTTTTCAACTCTTGCAGACACTGGTCGCTGTAGTGTTTGGATTTCGACATTTCTTCTTCCGATCTCTTTACGAGGTCTCCGATAAAATCGATTTCCAGACTTCTCAGCACATTGAGAGAACGAACAGACAGTTCCAATTCTTCCACATGTTTAGACAAGGAAGCTTTGAGTTTTTCATCAGCTTCATCCAGTTCGTCGTCTTCTTCTTCCAGTTCTTCTTCGAAATTGATAAATACTGTAAGGTGCTCTTTTAAGATTTTCGCCGCTTGAGCAACAGCGTCGTCGGGAGAAACGGATCCGTCAGTCCAGACTTCCAGAGTCAATTTTTCGTAATCGGATCTCTGAGCAACACGAGTTTCAGAAACTTCGAAAACTACTTTCTGCACGGGAGAAAAAATAGAATCCACAGGAATCGTTCCGAGGACTTCGATGTCTTTTTTCTTTTCTTCCGCAGGAACGTATCCTCTTCCTCTTTGAATTTCCAAATCCATGATGAGATTTGCATCTTCATTGAGAGTCGCGATGTGAAGATCCGGATTCATAATTTCTATGGAAGAATCTACAGCGAGATCCCCTGCTCTGAAATATCCGGCACCTTTTAGTTCCAGGTGAATGATTTTACTCTGATCCTTTTCTTCCGGCTCGTATTTAATACGAACTTGTTTCAGGTTGAGAATAATTCTGGTTACGTCTTCCGCAACGC
This is a stretch of genomic DNA from Leptospira tipperaryensis. It encodes these proteins:
- a CDS encoding FG-GAP repeat protein — its product is MRNQKNPKLRVKGKIFLSQLFHFVCFWILLILSSYCQYEPKNNYDLLLLTGQGPGPADSTTGGIDFSSAPSSVSVAGWQNEAYIKANNVGFGGALFGNSIAIYGDTMVVGAHRESSSQIGITNSSTPSAASMNTAAMDSGAAYVYRKISGNWVLESYLKASNTSNNSRFGWSVAISGNTIVVGATGGSGSAYVFVFDSITSTWAQEALLKAPNFESGDQFGSGVAIDGDVIVVGAQWEDSNQNSITNGTTASSNNSKTDSGAAYVFRRSGVSWSPEAYLKSPNPDNNDYFGSTVAISGSTIVVGAPQESSLSGTVNGATASADNTKSNSGAAYVFRKSGALWIQEAFLKASNLDSNDQFGKKLSISGDTIAIGAPFEDSNQNDVSNDSTASSDNSVGSAGAVYVFERSGVTWVQSAFLKTKNVQSGDQFGSSVAIDGDLIVAGAINESSNQSTITNGSLGHWNEKMPQSGAAYVFRKSTGWNAESYLKAPNPGSSDLFGWSVALNANKIVVGAAQECSSQSTITNGSAASADDSAFRAGAAYVFQR
- a CDS encoding putative Ig domain-containing protein, which encodes MYSRDNFQKMTIAKIGILYDQGKFVFKNFTSRKIISVFLIFLSNTSFINCLNGGEEQQLLLNFFVTTDPPISNLKYSISTYQYAKYVSIPTLRPSIQGTPTNYSVSPALPQGLAIDPKTGFISGTPVEVISSTEFTITASNFGNSATTTLILSPTSSQWGNAAYVKASNVDIADYFGNTVAIDGDTMVVGAYLESSNQTSITNGASGSSDNSADGSGAVYVYKRTNGVWVQEAYLKGSNAETGDWFGYSLAISGDTIVVGAYLESSNQITITNGGTASPDNSAGAAGAVYVYRRTGTTWTEEAYLKAPNAEAGDLFGYSVAINGDTIVVGAIMEASNQVTITNGNSASADNSAGSAGAVYVYKRTGTTWTQEAYLKASNAEAGDLFGSSVTVYGETIAVGATGEASNQITITNGAGSSANNTAWSAGAVYVYKRTGTNWAQEAYLKPDTAPAGYQLGYSLTMDGDTIAAGATGASEGAVYVYTRTGTTWTQEQAITPSNPVSVSLFGYSISLSGNSIAVGTYWEYGNEDKIINGTTASTDNSLPESGATYIYKRTGTTWTQESYIKAANVQSGDWFGNSVAISGDTVIAGAPQEDCGQNTITQGILGNWNEEKPNSGAVYIFNR
- a CDS encoding LamG domain-containing protein: MEAKKFSFDSSNPAGLFLQIAVPNAISAASGSASSTFQASADIHSVNLSWSSTATGPTYKIYSSTTSSVTVGSPEITGSASGITGSSFTHSGLGGGETHYYLLEVIQTDGTKSYSKITQATTYYLPSDVASLLIWLSADSGITKDTSNKITTWVDRVGGTPFNNTYVNQEPYWLPNYKNNRPFVKTSNPETRFFTGPALSIAGSSYTIIYVLDQVPGSVSSEGILHLSGPNSLVLKFQSNQFSVFGAGVTFQSNAYATDVTHILTMQFSGSSTTMYRNGALEKTTSDVFPATGNTTTYLGVYFGGAGFEGRIGETLIYNQGLSTTDRIKTECYLSFKYNIAVPHVCN
- the rplQ gene encoding 50S ribosomal protein L17 — protein: MNKRNKVKHLNRNKGHRDALINNMITSLFKYERIESTQAKLKVIRSHAEKLITRAKKNLAVDLKPEIQLHNKREVMKRIKDREVVVKLFEDIAKRFETTNGGYTRVLKLVNRASDNSEVGILELTSRKDRASLLKEREEKRETQATVREEKRAARKSGATPAPTKKEAAPKKEKETKKKK
- a CDS encoding DNA-directed RNA polymerase subunit alpha, coding for MSLKSLLKGFKRPKKIEFNTEANTPNYGKFVAEPFERGFATTIGNSLRRTLMSSIEGAAISAIRIEGVNHEFSFIEGVAEDVTRIILNLKQVRIKYEPEEKDQSKIIHLELKGAGYFRAGDLAVDSSIEIMNPDLHIATLNEDANLIMDLEIQRGRGYVPAEEKKKDIEVLGTIPVDSIFSPVQKVVFEVSETRVAQRSDYEKLTLEVWTDGSVSPDDAVAQAAKILKEHLTVFINFEEELEEEDDELDEADEKLKASLSKHVEELELSVRSLNVLRSLEIDFIGDLVKRSEEEMSKSKHYSDQCLQELKTKLSTLGLSFGMRDF